Below is a genomic region from Bacillus mycoides.
GATCACCCGTGATTATTAGGAGAATAGGAATTAGAGGCTACACCTATTTTGCAAAAGAAAAAACGCAGGAGACATTCCTACGTTTTTCTTTATAAATATAAAAAAAGTTTTGATATTATTTCAAAAATGCTATAAGAAAAAGATTATAAATTGTATGTAAGGAATTTATTTTTTTCAACGCTACTATTTTATATCAAGACATACTTTACACAAAACTACAAATCATTATTTACTTTATTGCTCTTAGTTACGGAAACAATTATACTAGATGTAACCTGATTAATAATCTGAATATTCTTTGAATTTAGAGTGAGATTTCCTTTGAGGGCATAGAAATTGTAGAGTATATCACCATGATTTTTTAACATTTAAGTTTTTCCTATTTATATAAGTTCTCAATATGAACTTATATAAACCATTCCTACTTACCTCTTAGATTACTATTATACTGCATTAAAATGAAGGAACTCCTTTTCTTTAACATAAAAATGAATTAGAAACGATAATAAAATTAGGAGGATTACGATGCCCCAGCTTGATTCATTACATCCCATAGTAGAAAAAATAATCACCAATATTGAAAAATTAATGGTCGGAAAACGAAAAGAAACGATCTTAGCTTTGACAGCTCTCTTAGCTGAAGGTCATGTACTATTAGAAGATGTTCCTGGCGTTGGGAAAACAATGCTAGTACGTGCTCTTTCTAAATCCATTGATGCCGATTACAAGCGTATTCAATTCACACCTGATTTACTGCCGTCAGATGTAACAGGTGTTTCTATTTATAATCCAAAAGAACTCCAATTTGAGTTCAAGCCTGGACCGATTATGGGGAATTTTGTACTTGCTGATGAAATTAATCGTACATCTCCAAAGACACAATCTGCCTTACTTGAAAGTATGGAAGAAGGCACTATCACAATAGATGGCATTACAAGATCGTTACCAAAACCTTTCTTTGTAATGGCTACACAAAATCCGGTCGAATATGAGGGAACATATCCTTTACCAGAAGCTCAGCTCGATCGTTTCTTGTTGAAGCTAAGAATGGGATATCCTACACCAGAAGAAGAATTTGAAATTTTAAACCGGATGGAAAAAACAAATCCACTCTCTCATTTACAAGCTATTACTACAATAAAAGAATTACTTTATTTACAACAAAGCGTACGGGAAGTAAGCATGGACAAAGCAATCAAGCATTACATTGTAAAGCTTGTTAGTCAGACTCGTTCTTATAGTTCTATACAGCTAGGTGCAAGTCCACGCGGCTCAATCGCTTTAATGAAAGCTTCACAAGCTTATGCATTCATCCATGGCAGAAATTATGTTATTCCAGACGATGTTAAATTTTTAGCGCCTTACGTTTTAGCTCACAGACTGATTCTAAAAATGGAAGCAAAATTTGAAGGAATAACAGGAGAACAAGTTATCGCCAAAATCGTTGCACGAACTACCGTGCCGACTCAAAGGACGAAAAACCTTTGATGAAACGACTACTACGAGCACTATATCACGTTACGAAGTTATTGCTAATACCTCTATGCCTATTCTTAACATTTGTATACGCTATGCTTCAAGGAGGATTTGTAAGTTGGTTTTTGTTTTACAGTACGATTCCTATTGGTCTTTATTCACTACTACTTCCCTTCTACGCTTTACGAGACGCTGAAGTAAAACGAATAACAAACCAAAATGAATATGCAGCAGGAGAACAATTTTTAAGCACTATTACAATAAAAAGAAAATTTCCTTTTCCCTTACTTTATTTAGTTATAGAAGATGAACTACCTTCACAATTTACAAGTTGTATACAAACGAAGGTGAATAAGGTAATACTCTTTCCAGGATTCAAACGGAATATTTCGTTTCAATATGTTATTGACACAATCCCTAGAGGAGAGCACACTTTTTCAAGCGTACGTGTCAAAACTGGTGATCTATTCGGAATGATGGAGAAAGAAGTAACTTTTTCAGTTCCAGATACATTTTTAATCTATCCCCAGTACGTAGATATAACGTATCGACAATTGGAAAATCATTTCGAACAAGGAGCGCTTTCAGCAAATATAAATTTAGTAAAAGACTCTACAATCTCTGTCGGTGTCAGAGACTATAAACCTGGTGACCGCTTTTCATGGATTGATTGGAAAGCAACTGCACGAACAAACAACATTATGACGAAAGAGTTTGAACAACAGCGCAGCCATAATATTATGATATTTATGGACAGAACTGAGTCCCCTCTATTCGAATCAGTCGTAACGTTTACTGCCTCTATTGTGAGGGCTGTCTTGAAGCAAAATTCACCAGCGTCATTCGTGTCTGTCGGAAAAGAACGAACTTTTTTCCCTTTAGACAATGGAGATAGTCAGTTACAACAAATCTTTTGTCATTTAGCGAAAGTACAAGCAGACAGTGTATTCCCGCTCTCTCGAAGTGTAGAAATGGAATTAAGAAAAATTTATGAGCCCGTAACGATTATACTCGTGACAAGCGATCTTTCTCCCGATATTCAAAAGGCGGCTGACTATGCCGCTATAAAAAACAGAAAATTAATGGTGTTTGTCGTGAAAGAAAAAACAAATCAACTCTCACATCGAGAACTAAGTATTCTAGAAACTCTACAAAAACGAAAAATATTTGTAAATGTGGTTTATGGGAACCGGTATACAAACGTGTTTTTTGAGGTGAGCAAATGATAACATTACAAACAAAATACAAATGGGATATGAGCAGATTCTTCATGCATGCATGCGCATTTTTACTTTTACTAGAATGGCTAAGACCCCTTATAGGTATTACAAACGTAGGTAGATTAGATATTTTTGTAATATTTATAGGAATTTGCTTCACTCTCTCTTTTTTTCAAACAAGGTGGCAGATTCCAATAAAGATCGTCACGATCTTATTCATCATTCATTTCCTGTATTATAAAAATGCTTTTATAAATCCATCTTGGCTAACAAAATTTTTTGCTGATATTTCTCGAAATTCCTCTCTGTTTTTCCAGGGGGATTTGCTAGATATTTCTCCAGTTTTTCCAACATTATTATTTTTTCTATCATTTTGGTTTTTGAGTTCTTTCAGCTCTTTTTGGGTTATTCATAAAAAACGTGGGTTGTTATTTCTTGCATTGACTATTATTTATATCACAACTTTTCATAACTTACATTTATACAATGCAAACTACGCTATTATTCGTACTGTTGTCATCGGCTTTTTTATACTTAGTCTTCTTCAAATAGAACGAATAAAAAAGATGGAACACTTACAAAATTATGCTAGAGCAATCTCAAAATTACTTAGACCTCTTACAATATTTATTGTATTGTCAGCAACCATCGCATACTTTGCTCCAAAATTTGGCCCTCAATGGCCAAACCCAATGGATTTTTTGAAATTCAACACATCTGAAGCAAGTAAAGAACAAGCAGTTTCTAAAATTGGATATGGTCTAGATGACTCGCAATTAGGTGGTCCTTTTAAGCCGGATAATACAATTATTTTTACAGCACAAACGCAAAACAAACAATATTGGAGAGTAGAAACAAAAGATTTTTATACAGGAAAAGGTTGGGATGTTTCTGAAAATCGAAAAAAAGTTTCTTTTAAAAATAAAAACGACGTCGTGAGCTGGTACGAACCAAATACAAAAACGGAGATAACTGAGGCAACAATCACCATGCAAAAAAGTTATCCTCACCTTACCTATCCAGCAGGATTAGTATCAGTTGAGGCTTCTTCTGATGTATCATACAGCGTTGACCCATTTTCAGAAAAAATCTATACGATGCACGGAGACTCTTCTACTACTTTAAATTCGTATAAAGTAACATATGAGGTTCCGGAGTTTTCCATAGAAAATTTGAAATCTGTAAAAACGAATGAAGGTCATGAAACAAGTCCTTATTTCATGGCAAAGTACACACAACTTCCCGAATCATTACCGCAGCGAGTAAAAGACTTGGCTGTCAATCTTACAAATGATAAAGACAACCGATATGATAAAGTATTAGCTATTGAAAATTACTTTACAGACAATTCTTTTGTATACGAAACAATGAATGTCTTATACCCTGCCAAAAACCAAGACTATGTAGATCAATTCCTTTTCGATACAAAAAGCGGTTACTGCAATAATTTTTCGACATCTATGATCGTGTTACTTCGTTCTGCTGGGATTCCTGCTCGCTGGGTAAAAGGATTTACAGAAGGAACTCTGGAGAATACACTTGCCTCTGCAGAAGGTGAGAATGTTTATACAATCGCGAACAATAACGCACACTCTTGGGTCGAAGTATATTTCCCAGGATACGGATGGATTCCATTCGAACCAACAAAAGGATTTACCAATCCCTATAATTTTACAAATAATACTCCTGCTTCTACTTCACAAAATAACGAAGTAAATAATTCTAATAACGAGCCAATACACCAACGGAACAATGAAGCAAAGCTCAAAAGTTTAATAGAAAATACAGAAGAAGCCTCTACTAAAAAGATTACAAATTCCAAAAATGATTTTTCTTGGTGGTACGTATTCCTCTCTACGATACCGATTAGTATCATCGGATACATTCTCTTCACCACTAGAATGAAATGGATTACATTTTTTATTATTCTTTTCTATAAATACCGAAAAGATGATGCTGTTTATCAAAAAGCTTACGGTGCACTTTTAAAACAATTTGCGAGAATCGGCATACCACGGGGTGAAAGTCAAACATTCCGAGAATACGCTCTCCACATCGATACACTTTACAATTCGGCCGATATGCAACAACTTACTTTCAGTTATGAGAACGCTATGTATCAAAAGGAACAGGCCGCAGCCGCATGGAAGACATCCGTACACTTATGGGAAGTGCTTATGAAAAAAGCAGCTTCTCTGCCTAAATCAAACGACTACGAAAGAGTGATTTAATCTTGATAATGTGAGTTTAAAGAAAACACCTCAAAGAGCTACTTTGTTCTTTGAGGTGTTTTTTAGTAAACATAATAAAAGATAGCCAACTCCTAATTATTCCCCAAGCACCTTCTCAATCTCAACCTCTAAATCCACCGGCTTCGTCTGCGGCGCAAAACGCCCTACTACTTTCCCGTCTTTTCCGATTAGAAACTTAGTAAAGTTCCATTTTACTGCTTTCATACCGAGTAAACCTGGTGCTTGTTCTGTCATGTATGTATATAGTGGATGAGCTTTATCACCTTTCACATCAACCTTTGCAAACATCGGGAAGTTTACACCGTAGTTCAATTCACAAAAACTAGTAATATCAGCTTCTGTGCCTGGTTCTTGTCCCCCAAATTGATTACAAGGGAAACCCAGTATTTCTAGTCCTTGGTCTTTATATTTATCATATACTTCCTGTAACCCTTTATATTGTGGTGTAAATCCACATTTACTAGCTACATTTACAATAAGCAGTACTTTTCCTTCGTAATCTTTTAACGATTTATCTTCTCCTGTTATTGTTTTAGCTGAAAAATCATAAACTGTCATTGTTCCTACCCCTCTCTTCACTATCATTCTATGTTTATACTATACTACATTCGTGAATATACAGCTCTTATTACGTACTCACATATCGGAATGATAGCGCTTTATTTTCGTTCGAAAATTCGACACAATATACTAGACTTTTATGATGGAAAGTTTTACAATTAATTTGTGAACAAAATGTGACAGTTTATATTTCCATTATAATAGAAAAGGATGGTGTTCATTATGAAAACTGCACAACATGAAACGATTTCAAATCGCGAGTTTTATTTCGTACTATATATGATGTTATTGTATGTTATTGGCTGGGTAATCGATGTAAATGGTTTATTTTTAAGCTCCTACTTTAATTTAGCAGGAGAAATTATGCTTCCGATCGTTGGTGGCATTGTTGGACTGTTCGTTATGTCTATCAATAAAGAACAAACGAAATAACTACATTACAAAAGGGCAGAAGACGAGCTTTCGTTTTCTGTCTTTTTCTATTTTTAGCGTATAATAGATACATACCGTATATAAGGAGTGGTAAGTATGAAAAAAGTAGAACAACTATCTTCTCATCTATATCTTATTGATGATTATGACTTACAACATGATGAACGCACAGGTACATACGTTTTATTAGGTGACGATATTACTTTAATTGAAACTTGTGCGGCCCCTTCTCTTCCCTATATTTTAGACGGATTACAGCAATTACATATTAATTTAAATGATGTAAAAAACATTATCGTTACACATGTTCATTTAGATCACGCAGGCGCAGCAGGGTTAATGATGGAAAAGTGCCCAAATGCTACTCTATTTGTGCATCCGCGCGGGGCTCGTCATATGATTGATCCAACAAAACTAATTCTTGGCGCAAAAGCTGTGTACAAAGAAGATTTTGATAAACTTTTTGATCCAATTCTTCCAATTGAAGAAGAACGTGTTCATATTGTACAAAATGGTGATACATTAAAAATTGCAGAAGACCGTACACTTTCATTTTATAATACACCGGGACATGCGAAGCACCATATTAGCATTCACGATTCATTAACAAACGGCATTTTTACTGGCGATACAATAGGAATTTATTATAGAGAACTCGCAGACCTTGATGTAGAACTATATCTACCATCAACGTCTCCTTCACAATTCCAGCCAGATGCGATGATTGCTTCTAAAAATCATATTCAAAGTATGAATGTAGATACTATTTATTTCGGTCATTACGGCGCATCATCCAATGTTACAGAAGTATATAACCAACTTGAACATTGGTTACCTATTTTCGTTGGTACTGGTAAAGAAGTCTTTGAAAAGTATAATGATTTCGATGAAGCGACTAAAGCTTTACAAACTTTATTAATGGATAAAATCTCTTCTCATCTTACAAAGTTAAACGTTCCATCAAATCATTCCGTTTATAACATTTTACATCTAGATATAGAAATTAGTGCAATGGGCATTATTGATTATTTCACGAAGCAAGAGAAATCCAAATCCACTATCAACTAACAGTAAAAGAAGAGATATATAACAGTAGTTATTGTATATCTCTTCTTTTTTTGAATATATTTTTTAATAAAGGATGGTGGAATGGAATGCAAAAATTGATACTTTACCTCTGCTTTACATTATTTATCATCTTATTATTATTTGTAGGAGTAAAAATTCAATTTTATTTAGAAACAGACGCGCAAGTGAACTTTAACTTTTATCCAAGGTTATTCTACTTTACACTCTTCCCTCTTTTGTTCGGCATTTTATTACGATTCCTACAATCCATTAATCGCGAAACGAGCAAACAAAACTGGAGCTTTCAGCCGGATAAATTTATCGCTATTACGTTGCCAACACTATTCATTTCCTTTTCTCCAGCCCTACTCTTTTCACCAGTTGGCAAATACCTACCTTATTTAACTAATATTATTCTTGTGAATACAACTTTCGTTACCATTATTAGTTTAATAGCTGGTTACTCACTTTTAGATTGTTTGATACAAAAAGACAAGGAGAATAGTAAGGAATATAACTAAGTGATTTCCCACTTTCACTTTATTAAGCAAATCAAGATAATTCTGCCCCTAACTTGTATGCAAAAGAACCTAATGTTCAATTTTTAAGTGTCGTTGGTTATGGTGGTTTATTTATAAGTGCAATACTCCTTGTAAGAGTTGCTATACATGTGGTAAGGAAATTTAAGTAATAACAAAACGAGTATGAAATCGCATAGATTTTATACTCGTTTTTTATTGTTCATATATTTAATTGGTAATAGGAAATTTATGTTAAACTAAAGAAAGTCGCGCACTAAATCAAAATACATTTCAAACAAGGGAGACTTATTATGAAATTAGGGACTTTCTCGTTTCTAACGTTTATCACAAGTATATGTTCTTTCTTTATTTTAAGAGGACCTAATGCAAATTTAACATTAATTATTGTGCTTCTAAGTATTCTTTCATTACTCGGTATTATTTTTGCGATCGCATCAAAGAATTGGCTATTTAAAATAGTTGGTACGACATTAAATGGAGTCATACTAATATTTGTATATTTCTTATTGCTAGCAAAAGGAATAGGTGGTTAATATATTTACGTTTCAATAAGAAAAGCTCACAGCTTAAGCTATGAGCTTTTTTACTTATCTCACCTTTTCATCTACATACTCCATAAACTGTTCTGCTTTAATAAATCTTTCTTTATACGCTTCAGGTACTTCTTCTACTGTTATCCCACCACTCGATTTCGCTTTTACTAATACAGTTTGATATGACATTAACGCTTCCATATATTGTTCATACTCTTCTGAAGTTAATACTTCTTTACTAGATTTATGGCCATTTAATTTATCAAAATACGGCTGAAGTTCCATTTCTACCTTTTTCATTTCCTCTTTTTTAGCTGGTGATAATTGATCATAATCAATATTACCGTTCGAATCCCCGTACTCAAGCTTTGCATTTGTTAATTTCTTTAGTTCTTTTGTAAACTCTTCATATTCCTTCGCACCCATTTCGTCTTTCGCTTGTGATAACTTTGCATTAAAACGCATGTATCCTTCTAATGTTATAGCTCCGGCATGTTTTTTTAAGTTCTCAAAAGATCCGTATATACCATCCGCCATAATAGATTGGTAAGCAAAAGCAGTCGTTGGGATTAAAAATACGGCTGCAAGCACTCCTGCGATAAGGCGCTTCTTCCTTTTACTTCCCCCGCTCTTCATTTTTATTTGAACAATTACTTTTTCTTTTAACTCCGGCGGGGCAATAATCCCCTTCGCTTCTTCTTGTATAGATTCTCTAACTCTACAATCTAAGCTCATTTCACATTCCCTACCTCTCCTAAAAAGATTTCTTCTACTTGCTCTTTTTGACGTAGTTTCTTTAATGCCGCATGAATTCTAGACTTCACTGTACCGATTGGAATATGTAATATTTGTGCTACTTCTTCTTGAGAGTAATCGTGTAAGTATCTTAAGATAATAACTTGTTTCAATTTATACGGTAACTTATGAATGAGTTCGATTAATTTTTGATTTGATATTTTACTTACAACATCGCTAGAAAAATCAATTTGTACTGGTTTTCTTTGCTCTTCTGCTTTTTTTACAATTCGTAGTCGCATCCACCTCTTTCTTCTATAAGAATGAATTTGTTTAATCGCAAGTCCAATTAGCCAAGGTCTAAATGGCTTCTCGCTATCATATTTACGAAGCGATTCATATAGCTGTATGTATATTTCTTGAACGACATCATCTACATCTGCTTTGTCTTCTATTAAAAAATGTGCTGTCTTATATATTTCTTGAATCGTTTTATCATACAATTCGCTATATGCTTCTTTATTGCCTGATAAAGTTAATTGGATTAAATCTGAATACACTGTTTCACCCTTCATGTACCATCCCTCCTTTGTCCTACACTATATATTGGCAAGAAAACGATATTTCGTTCGATTTCTTTCAAAGTTTTTTCAAATAAATTAATATAATGATGCAATGACTTCATAAGCTTCACTTATAACCCTGCATAACAATTATATAATTTTCCAATTTCTAATAAAGATTTAAAATAATATATATATTCAAATTTAGGAGGATGTATATGAAAGCTATCGTTGTAACTTCGTTCGGTGGTCCTGAAGTGATGAAATATACAGATGTGGAGATGCCGGCTATTTCAGACAATCAAGTTTTAATTCGTGTTGTTGCTACTAGTGTTAATTTCGCCGATATTAAATCACGCTATGGCAAAAAAGGAAACAAAGCATTACCTTTTATTCCAGGTATAGATGTAGCTGGTATTGTAGAACACGTAGGTTCTCAAGTGAAAAATATTCATTCTGGACAACGTGTCATCGCTTTCCCTCAAAACGGATCTTACGCAGAATACGTTGTCGCAAACGAAAATCTTACTTTCGTTTTACCTGATGAAGTCGATTTTCAAGCTGCAGCTGCCTGCCCTATCGTATCTTTTACAAGCTACAATTTACTTGCAAATGTTGCAAGACTACAAAAAGATGAAACAGTTCTAATCCATGCAGCTGCTGGTGGAATTGGTACTACAGCGATTCAACTTGCAAAACTATTAGGGGCTAAAAAAGTTATCGGTACTGTTGGAAATGAAGCAAAAAGAAAAATTGCTTTAGATGCTGGCGCTGATTATGTTATTTGTCATCAAGATGAAGATTTTGTGGAGAGGATAAATCAACTTACAAACGGAGAAGGCGTTAATATTGTTTTAGATTCTATTTCTGGTACTGTGTCCGAAAGAAGTTTAGAATGCCTTGCTTATTACGGTCGTCTCGTCCATTTCGGCAATGCTAGCGGAGAAGTTGGTAGTTTTCAAACGAAAGATTTACACGCAAGTTGCCGTTCTATACTCGGTTTCAGCTTTGGCACTACACGGAAAAAACGTCCTGAATTGCTTCAAGAAACTGCGAATCAAGTTTTCCGTTATTTACGCGATGGAAGTTTACAAATTAAAGCTACGAAATCTTTTCCTCTTCAAGATGCAGGGAAAGCACATGAATGGGTCGAAAGTAGACAAAGTACAGGGAAAGTAATACTCCACGTTCAGACAGCTCCCTTAAATGAATACATGAAATAGAGGTGTTATTCATGGGATCACGAATTATGCATATCATTATCGCGAGCGGTATTGCAGAGAAACTATCTATTCAAGATAAAACTTCTTTCTTACTTGGTGGTGTAGCTCCTGATGCTGTTCATTCAAAAAAAGAAAAAGGAACTTCACATTTTTACGCTGGTACAACGAAGAACTATACGAGAAGAATAGATTATGATTCATTTATTCATAAATACGAAGATCATCTGGATTCCCCTTATATTTTAGGTTATTATACCCACCTCATTGCCGATGATAATTGGCTAAGCGGCTTTTTTCTACCTTGGCTTAAAAACAGAATAGAAAACGACGAAACTATCGCACCTATGTACTATAACGATTTTAAATTATTGAACGCACAATTGTTGCATCATTACGATAAAGAACAGCAGCTCTTCGCCCTACTTAATCAAGAGGCTAACATTGTGAATATAGAGGAGATTTCTAGAAAGAATGTTTTAGCTTTTCGGCAATATATTTTTGAAGATATGCTATATCCTGAGCAACACTTGCACGAAAACTTACAAGTGTTTTCATTTGATCAAATCGTTGGTTATATTGAGACTGCAATTGAAAAAGGAACATTTTTTATAGAACAACTCGTTAATAAAAAATTGACTTCAAATATTTAATCCCCCTCATTATTTACGAGGGGGATTTTCACATAACTATATAATTATTTATTTTTTCCCATTACTGCAAAGTAATTCCCTTCA
It encodes:
- a CDS encoding DUF3600 domain-containing protein; this encodes MSLDCRVRESIQEEAKGIIAPPELKEKVIVQIKMKSGGSKRKKRLIAGVLAAVFLIPTTAFAYQSIMADGIYGSFENLKKHAGAITLEGYMRFNAKLSQAKDEMGAKEYEEFTKELKKLTNAKLEYGDSNGNIDYDQLSPAKKEEMKKVEMELQPYFDKLNGHKSSKEVLTSEEYEQYMEALMSYQTVLVKAKSSGGITVEEVPEAYKERFIKAEQFMEYVDEKVR
- a CDS encoding transglutaminase TgpA family protein; translated protein: MITLQTKYKWDMSRFFMHACAFLLLLEWLRPLIGITNVGRLDIFVIFIGICFTLSFFQTRWQIPIKIVTILFIIHFLYYKNAFINPSWLTKFFADISRNSSLFFQGDLLDISPVFPTLLFFLSFWFLSSFSSFWVIHKKRGLLFLALTIIYITTFHNLHLYNANYAIIRTVVIGFFILSLLQIERIKKMEHLQNYARAISKLLRPLTIFIVLSATIAYFAPKFGPQWPNPMDFLKFNTSEASKEQAVSKIGYGLDDSQLGGPFKPDNTIIFTAQTQNKQYWRVETKDFYTGKGWDVSENRKKVSFKNKNDVVSWYEPNTKTEITEATITMQKSYPHLTYPAGLVSVEASSDVSYSVDPFSEKIYTMHGDSSTTLNSYKVTYEVPEFSIENLKSVKTNEGHETSPYFMAKYTQLPESLPQRVKDLAVNLTNDKDNRYDKVLAIENYFTDNSFVYETMNVLYPAKNQDYVDQFLFDTKSGYCNNFSTSMIVLLRSAGIPARWVKGFTEGTLENTLASAEGENVYTIANNNAHSWVEVYFPGYGWIPFEPTKGFTNPYNFTNNTPASTSQNNEVNNSNNEPIHQRNNEAKLKSLIENTEEASTKKITNSKNDFSWWYVFLSTIPISIIGYILFTTRMKWITFFIILFYKYRKDDAVYQKAYGALLKQFARIGIPRGESQTFREYALHIDTLYNSADMQQLTFSYENAMYQKEQAAAAWKTSVHLWEVLMKKAASLPKSNDYERVI
- a CDS encoding AAA family ATPase, which gives rise to MPQLDSLHPIVEKIITNIEKLMVGKRKETILALTALLAEGHVLLEDVPGVGKTMLVRALSKSIDADYKRIQFTPDLLPSDVTGVSIYNPKELQFEFKPGPIMGNFVLADEINRTSPKTQSALLESMEEGTITIDGITRSLPKPFFVMATQNPVEYEGTYPLPEAQLDRFLLKLRMGYPTPEEEFEILNRMEKTNPLSHLQAITTIKELLYLQQSVREVSMDKAIKHYIVKLVSQTRSYSSIQLGASPRGSIALMKASQAYAFIHGRNYVIPDDVKFLAPYVLAHRLILKMEAKFEGITGEQVIAKIVARTTVPTQRTKNL
- a CDS encoding sigma-70 family RNA polymerase sigma factor, with the translated sequence MKGETVYSDLIQLTLSGNKEAYSELYDKTIQEIYKTAHFLIEDKADVDDVVQEIYIQLYESLRKYDSEKPFRPWLIGLAIKQIHSYRRKRWMRLRIVKKAEEQRKPVQIDFSSDVVSKISNQKLIELIHKLPYKLKQVIILRYLHDYSQEEVAQILHIPIGTVKSRIHAALKKLRQKEQVEEIFLGEVGNVK
- a CDS encoding DUF58 domain-containing protein; this translates as MKRLLRALYHVTKLLLIPLCLFLTFVYAMLQGGFVSWFLFYSTIPIGLYSLLLPFYALRDAEVKRITNQNEYAAGEQFLSTITIKRKFPFPLLYLVIEDELPSQFTSCIQTKVNKVILFPGFKRNISFQYVIDTIPRGEHTFSSVRVKTGDLFGMMEKEVTFSVPDTFLIYPQYVDITYRQLENHFEQGALSANINLVKDSTISVGVRDYKPGDRFSWIDWKATARTNNIMTKEFEQQRSHNIMIFMDRTESPLFESVVTFTASIVRAVLKQNSPASFVSVGKERTFFPLDNGDSQLQQIFCHLAKVQADSVFPLSRSVEMELRKIYEPVTIILVTSDLSPDIQKAADYAAIKNRKLMVFVVKEKTNQLSHRELSILETLQKRKIFVNVVYGNRYTNVFFEVSK
- a CDS encoding zinc dependent phospholipase C family protein; translated protein: MGSRIMHIIIASGIAEKLSIQDKTSFLLGGVAPDAVHSKKEKGTSHFYAGTTKNYTRRIDYDSFIHKYEDHLDSPYILGYYTHLIADDNWLSGFFLPWLKNRIENDETIAPMYYNDFKLLNAQLLHHYDKEQQLFALLNQEANIVNIEEISRKNVLAFRQYIFEDMLYPEQHLHENLQVFSFDQIVGYIETAIEKGTFFIEQLVNKKLTSNI
- a CDS encoding DUF3925 family protein yields the protein MKTAQHETISNREFYFVLYMMLLYVIGWVIDVNGLFLSSYFNLAGEIMLPIVGGIVGLFVMSINKEQTK
- a CDS encoding MBL fold metallo-hydrolase, with product MKKVEQLSSHLYLIDDYDLQHDERTGTYVLLGDDITLIETCAAPSLPYILDGLQQLHINLNDVKNIIVTHVHLDHAGAAGLMMEKCPNATLFVHPRGARHMIDPTKLILGAKAVYKEDFDKLFDPILPIEEERVHIVQNGDTLKIAEDRTLSFYNTPGHAKHHISIHDSLTNGIFTGDTIGIYYRELADLDVELYLPSTSPSQFQPDAMIASKNHIQSMNVDTIYFGHYGASSNVTEVYNQLEHWLPIFVGTGKEVFEKYNDFDEATKALQTLLMDKISSHLTKLNVPSNHSVYNILHLDIEISAMGIIDYFTKQEKSKSTIN
- the bsaA gene encoding glutathione peroxidase, which encodes MTVYDFSAKTITGEDKSLKDYEGKVLLIVNVASKCGFTPQYKGLQEVYDKYKDQGLEILGFPCNQFGGQEPGTEADITSFCELNYGVNFPMFAKVDVKGDKAHPLYTYMTEQAPGLLGMKAVKWNFTKFLIGKDGKVVGRFAPQTKPVDLEVEIEKVLGE
- a CDS encoding quinone oxidoreductase family protein gives rise to the protein MKAIVVTSFGGPEVMKYTDVEMPAISDNQVLIRVVATSVNFADIKSRYGKKGNKALPFIPGIDVAGIVEHVGSQVKNIHSGQRVIAFPQNGSYAEYVVANENLTFVLPDEVDFQAAAACPIVSFTSYNLLANVARLQKDETVLIHAAAGGIGTTAIQLAKLLGAKKVIGTVGNEAKRKIALDAGADYVICHQDEDFVERINQLTNGEGVNIVLDSISGTVSERSLECLAYYGRLVHFGNASGEVGSFQTKDLHASCRSILGFSFGTTRKKRPELLQETANQVFRYLRDGSLQIKATKSFPLQDAGKAHEWVESRQSTGKVILHVQTAPLNEYMK